In Serinicoccus marinus DSM 15273, the genomic stretch CACGAGCGGCGGGGTGCGGTTGCTCGTCCGCTCCGGCCGGGGTCGCTACGCCGGACCGGAGAGCCTGGAGTCGCTGCGCCGGGACCACCGTCGGCTCTTCGTCGGGCCCCGGCCGCTGCAGGCGGCGCCGTGGGAGTCCGTGCACCGTTCGCGCGAGGGCCTGGTCTTCGACGTGCAGACCCTTCAGGTCAGGGAGTTCTACCGCCGCTTCGGCCTGCAGAGCCCGCTGCTCAACAAGGAGCCGGACGACCACGTGGCGCTGGAGGCGTCCTTCATCGCGACCCTCGCGCTGCGCGCCCTCGACGTGCTGGAGGTCGGGGATGCTGACGGCGCGGAGGAGCTGGTTACCGGCATCCGGAGCTTCACCGACCAGCACCTGCAGCAGTGGGTGCCCGACCTGCTCCATCGGGTCGAGGAGCACGCCGAGACCGACTACCACCTCGGGCTGGCCGGCCTGACCCGCGGTGCGCTGGGCCAGCTGCACCACCTCGGCGTCGCCTCGACCCTCTCCTGATGCACCCGGACCCGGTCGCGACCGTCACCACTTGGGCCCGCGGGCTCCCGGCCGACCGGCGGGTCGTCCTGCGCTGCGCGGGGTCGGCCGACGGTGGGAGCGAGGCGACCGTCGCTGGTGGGCTGCACGACCACGTCGTGCGCTGGGAGGGTTGCCTGCGAGCGCTGTCCCCCGCCCCCCTGGCCGAGCTGGTGGCCGCAGCTCCCCTCCTGGTGCTCGACCTCACGGGGTGCTCCTGTGTCGAGCCCGGACCTGCCGTCATCATGGCTACCGGCACCACGTCTGCTGCCCCGACGCCTGCCGGCCACACATCGGCCGCCACCACGCCGGCCGAGCCGGCCGACCCGCCTGCGGCCGCCTTCCTTCACCCGGTGCTGGCCGAGCTGGGAGCCGCCCACCGCCTGGAGGTTCTGGCCTTGACTCCGGGGCGGTCAGGTTACCGGCCCGGGCCGGGGCGGCAGGGCCACGGGCCGGGCCAGCACCGTCGACGCCCTCCCGGTCGGACGCCGTGCCCTCTTCGCCTGGGCCGCACCACGTCGGGAGGCGCACCGGGACGACACGATCCCGACCGTCGAGCGACTGGCCCCCGACCCCTCGGGCGGGCACGGCGAGGCCAGTGACCAGGTCCGTCTGGTCCGGGCCCTGGCCGAGATCCGGCGACAAGCGGTCGGGTCGGCCGGCGGCTCCCCCGCTACGTCGACCGCTGCACACGCCGAGCTGTCCGACCGACCGTCCGGACGATCCTCACGCCACGCAGCGCCCCGCAGCCGCGACCTTCGTTCCAGGGCTGCACAGCCTGCGGCACCTGCGTGCGGAGCTGCCCGACAGCGGCGCTGGATCTGCGCCAGGGCGACGCCGGGACCGTTACCCTCACGCTGGACCTGGCCGCGTGCATCGGGTGCGGCCGCTGTCAGGCCCTGTGCCCGGTGGAGGCCATTCACGACGTCGGCCCGGTGACCTGGGCCCACCTCGCGCGGGAGTCCTCCACCCCTCTGGAGACGATCTGCGTCCAGCACTGCGCGAGGTGCCGCACCCCCTTCGGCGGCGAGGGTGAGCTCTGCCAGGTGTGCCGGATGCGCCGCTCCGACCCCTTCGGCTCCTGGCTGCCGCCGGGCTATGTCGCCCCACGGGTCTACGCCCCGCCGCCGACCGGCTCAGTGACCGGTCTCGAGGAGCAGATATGCCCCGACGACCTGGGCGACCGGTGACCAGACCGGTGTCCTGGCGTCAGTCAGGGCGCTGAGCGTCCGGCGCACCTCGCTCCCCTTGCCGACCAGGCTCATCTGGTCCACCCGCAGGGTCTTCGCGGTGACGACGTCCCCCTCCTCCCAAGCCGCCAGCTCGGTCGTGACCTGCTCGTGCACCGCCCGAACCTGACGACCCAGGCGCGACAGGTGGGGCTGCGCGGCGGTCGCCGCGTCCTCGGCCAGCTCGGCGAGGTCCTCCACCCCGCGTCGCCGAGCACGTCGGACCAGCCCCTCGAGCAGCAGCACGCCGTCGGGCCGCCACTCCGCCTCCAGCCACACGACGGCCTCCCGTAACCCGGCGATGTCGTCCTCCAGCCGTTCCGCCCAGGCGCCGGTGTCACCCGCATCGGTGATCCGCCTCAACGTCCCCCACGCCCGCTCGCGACTGCGGCACACGCGCACCATGGTCCGGACGACCCCGGCGTCCGGCGTCCCCGGTCGTGTCTCCATGGCCTCATCCTGCCGCACCCATGGGGTGATCCTTCCGGCACACCTGCTCCCCCGCCGTTACTCTTGTCGCCTACTCGGCTAGGACGCGCGTGGAAGGCGCGGCGCCCTGAGGTGGCCCTGTCGAGCGACGGCAGTGGCGACACGGCGGGCATCCTCGACGAAGGGCGCGGGAGCGGCCTCAGCCGCTGCGAAGACTGCTTCGGGCAGGCCCGTGCGCAGGCGCTCCACGCGGTCCACGGCCTCGGTCGCCTCCAGAACGTCGCCTCGCTCCTGTCGACGCAGATCACGGCGCACCCTTGCGCTCCATATCGTTATCGATAACATCGAAAAACGATATATCCGCTCGGGGGATATGAGTCAGGGAGGTTCATCATGGGGACGGACAGGAAGCGGCGCGGCATGGACTGGGCACGGTTCGACCGTGGCGACCAGATCGCGACGGCGATCCTGCTGTGGTTGATCGTCGGCTTCTCGGCGGGGTATGCCGTGTTCATCAGTCTCGACTGGATGCTGCGCCGACAGGTGACGCTCACCGAGGTGCCGCTCGAGGTGGGCCAAGACGCGGCGGGCACCGGCCGCATCGTCGGCATGCCGGCTGGCACCGTCCTCGTGGAGGGCGTCTCAGCCGGCCACTTCGCCCTCCTCATGGCGCCGGTCCTGGTCGGTCTGATCGCGACGGTCTGGGGTGCCGTGCTGCTGCAGCGCCTGCTGAAGGACCTGGGCAGGGTGAGCCCTTCAGCCGGGCGAACGTGTCCCGTCTGCGGATCGTCGCGCTGCTGCTCATGGTCGTCCCGTTGGCCAGCGACATGGTCTATGCCATCGGCCGCAGCGAACTGCTGTCGGCGAAGGGGGTCGACGCCTACGTCTTCGTCTTCAGCCCCGGATGGTTGCTCGCGGGCATCCTCGTCGCCGCGGTCGCGCAGGCCTTCGCCTCGGGCGTCACGCTGCGCTCCGATGTCGACGGGCTGGTCTGATGCCACCCGAGGAGGGCCACCGGGTCCGGTGCCACCTCGATGCGCTGCTCGCCGAGCGCGGGATGACGGTCGCGGCGCTGGCCGAGGCGGTGGGCGTCACCCCGGTCAACATCTCGGTGCTCAAGAACGACCGCGCCAAGGCCATCCGCTTCTCCACGCTCACCGCGATCTGTGAGGTCCTCGACTGCCAGGTCGGCGACCTGCTCAGCGTAGGCACCACCCCGGTCGGGCCGAGCGACTGACCGGATTCGGCGCGGGTCAGGGGCTCGAGACCAGATCGAGCAGCTTGACGGTCGCACCCACGATCTGCTCCTGCCCCACCTCGCGCGCCACCCCCGGCGTGCCGTCGCCCGGCTGCTCGCCGTAGTCGCGACGAACGCGTGCACCCCGCCGCGGATCTCCACCACCGAGGTCCGCGGCGGCAGCGTGTCCAGGCTCGCCTCGATGTCCGCCGGCGTCGCCAGCCCGTCCTCGCTCCCGAAGATCGTGGCCACCGCCAGGTCGTCTTGCCAGCTGAGGTCACCCAGGGGGTATGACGCCCACAGGACGAGCCCGTCGACCTCACCCGGGTGATCCTCGGCATACGTCGACGCGGCCACTCCGCCGAGGCTGTGCCCACCGACGCTCCACCGGGTAACCTCTGGATGGTCGGCGATGACGCCGCCGGGCGCGCCCAGCGCGGTGAAGCCGATCGCGAAGGGCTGCTTGACGACGATCACGAGGTGTCCCTCCCCGGCGACCTCGGTGAGGACCGGCAGGTAGGCCCGCGGGTCGACGCGGGCACCAGGCTGAAAGATCAGACCGCCGCCCACCTCCTCCCCGCTCGGCGTCAGCGTGAGCCGGGTGGAGCTCTCGGCGACGGTCACCTCGTCGGTGCCCGCCGTGAGTGCAGCCGCCTCGGGCGTCGCGTCGAACGGTCGCAGCCACGCCACCGCCCCCAGCACGAGCGCCGACACCGCGACCAGGACCACGCGCGCGAGCACGCGGACCGACCGCGGCCGGCGGCGCGCACCACGGCGGTCCGCCGAGCGCCTCCCGCGGCCCAGCCCCAGCGCCAGCAGCGCCAGTCCGGCGATGCCCACCAGCGTCACGAGCACGAGGTATGCCGGGTGTCCCGCGAGCAGCACGCCGGCGCGAGTCAGCCAGACCCACCCTGCCACGGCGACCGCGGCCAGGGCGAGCACGAGGGGGAGCCAGGCCACCGGGCGGGCGCTGGTCGCGGGCACCCGGCGATGCTCATCGGTCACCTGGCGATTCTCCGGCCTGGCGTCACCCTGGGCAAAGTTGTGCACGTCAGGCACACGTCTCGACGGTGCCTCTGGTGCATCTCCTTGCCCAGGTCGGGTCAGGGGGTCAGGGCAGCCCGGCCAGCCGGCCCAGCGCCGCGGCGAGAGCCCCGGCGACCACGACGATAAGGAAGGGCGCCCGCAGCATCAGCGCCACCACTCCGGCGCCCAGGGCCAGCAGCCGCGCGTCGAGAGCCAGCGCCTGGCCGTCGGCCACGGTGTTCATCATGACGAGCGAGGCCAGCAGCCCGACGGTCATGCACCCGGAGATCCGGATGATCGTGGGTGCTTCCAGCACCCGCTGCGGCACGAGGTAGCCGCTGAGCTTGGTCAGATAGGCCAGCGCACAGGCACCCAGGATCCACAGCCACACGGTCATCGCGCACCCCGCTCGGACCTGTCGGCCTCGCTGCGGCCCACCGTGCCAGGAGCCTCGGCGCCGGACGGCTTCAGACCCGAGGCCTCGCGCCGGAGCTGCCACCAGCCGATCGCCCCGGCCACGGCGGCGGCGACCAGGATCGGCACCCCCGGTGGCAAGAGAGGTATGCACAGCACGGTCACCACCGCGCACGCGCTGGCGATCGCCCACGGCTCGGCGCCGCGCAGGCGTGGCCACAACAGGGCGAGGAAGGCCGCGACGGCGGCGCCGTCGAGCCCCCAGGTCTTGGGGTCACCCATCGCGTCTCCGGCCAGGGCGCCGACCAGCGTCATGAGGTTCCACAGCACGAAGATGCCGACCCCGGCGGTCCAGAACCCGCGCGCCTGCTCCGCACGGTCCCGCTGCGCGAGCGCCGTGGCGGTGGACTCGTCGATGGTCACGTGCGCCGCGGCGAGGCGGCGCCAACCGCGGGGCCGCAGCAGGGCGTTGATCTGCATGGCGTAGACCCCGTTGCGCAGCCCGAGCAGCGTGGACGCCCCGGCCGCGGACGCCGCAGCGCCGCCCCCGGCGATGACGCCGATGAAGGCGAACTGCGAGCCGCCGGAGAAGGTGAGCAGGCTGAGGGCGCACACCTCGAGGACCCCGAGCCCGCTCGCGGTGCCCAGCGCGCCGAAGGAGACGCCGTAGGCACCGGTCGCGACGGCGATCGACAGACCGGTGCGGGCGGCGGGGCTCTCACGCAGCAGGGCGGTGGCGGCGGGCATACCGCTAGGATGCAGAGCATGAGCAGCGTTCGTCAAACCGAACATTTCGACCATTCTGGTGAACGTGGTCAGGCGGTGGGCCGTCTCGCCGCCGCCGTGCGTGCCGAGCGCGACCGCGCCGGGCTCAGCCTGTCCGAGCTCGCCCGGCGGGCCGGTCTGTCCAAGTCGACGTTGTCGCAGCTCGAGGCCGGGAAGGGCAACCCGGGCGTCGAGACGGTCTGGTCGCTGGCCACCGCACTCGGCGTGCCGTTCTCGGCGCTCATCGATCCGCCGCAGCCGGAGCGAGCCCTCGTGCGCGCCGGGGCCGGTGACCCGACCCGCTCCGACCTCGCGGACTACAGCGCCCTGGTCCTGTCGCACAGCCCGCCGAACGTGCGGCGCGACCTCTACCGCATCGACGCTGAGCCGGGCGCCGTCAAGGTGTCGGCCCCGCACGCGGCGGGGACGGTCGAGCACGTGGTCCTCATCACCGGCCGCGCCCGGGCCGGCGCGCAGGACGACCCGACCGAGCTCGGACCCGGCGACTACCTCCGGTACCCGGGCGACGTCGACCACGTCTTCGAGGCCCTGGAGGCCGGCACCAGCGCGGTGATGGTGTCCCAGCAGCGCTGAGAGCCCCCGCCCGGGGAGGCAGGCGGGTCAGCAGGTCCGCGCGCCGGCGTCCCAGGCGAGCACGCCGGAGCCCCCGGCCAGCCGGGACAGCCCGATGCCGAGCGAGTCGTAGACCTCGTCGACCGAGCTGGTACGGCAGCTCTGCCGGGTGAGCAGCAGCGGCGCCGAGCGGTCCGCCGCCAGCTGCGTCCCGGCGACAGCGTCCACCGGCGCGCTCCCGGCCGCGACGACGGCGCTGGAGGCCTCCTCGAAGGCGTCCTCGGCGATGAGTGCGCTGGTGGTGTAGCGGTTGCTGCCGCCGATACGCTCGACGGAGGCAGCCGGCAGCAGCCGCTGGGCCTGGCGCAGCACCGCGTCGTCCACCGCGCCGGTCCCGCCGAGCACGACCACCCGTGAGGGCGCCAGCTCGGCGAGCCGCTCGGCCGTCACCGACGGCAGCGTCGTGGGCTGCGTGAGCAGCATCGGCGCCTCGGTGTGCGCCGCGGCCGCCCCTCCGCCGAGCGCGTCGGCGAGGTTGCTGCCGCTGGCGAGATAGACGGTGTCACCCGACCACTCCTGCTCGTGGCTGAGCTGGACGGCGGTGTCGTAGCGGTTCGCTCCCGCGACCCGGCGCACGGCATACCCTTGGCGCCGCAGCGTGGTCTCCACCTGTCCCGAGACCGCGGTCTCGCCCCCGACGACGACGACCTCCTCGGTGCCCAGCTCCTCCAGCGCCGCCAGGGTCTGGCTCGGGAGCACCTCGGTGCGGGTGAGCAGGACGGAGGAGTCGTCGCGGCTCGCGACCGGTCCCACGCCGAGGGCGTCGGCGATCTCGGTGCCCTGGGTGAGGTATGCCGTCCGGGCACCATGCACCGCCGCCTCCTGCGCGAGCCCGGCCGCGACGGCGTAGCGGTTTCCCCCGCCGATGCGCTGCACCGCGGAGCGGTCCTGCGCCTGCTGTGCGCCGACCTGGGCACGCAGCGTGCCGAAGAGCTGGTAGAGCTGCCACCCGGGGCAGCTCGTCGCGTAGACGTCGCGGTGGCCGTGCAAGGCCGGGAGCCGACGGGTCCAGCCGAGGTAGTCGTTGGTGTAGGTGACCGTGTCGGTGACCTCGACGTCGTGCTGGTTCAGGACCCAGGCCGAGGTGACCGAGAGGGCGCCGAGCTCGGCGGCCGGGACCGGGCTGATCTCGTGGTTGCCCAAGCTGCTGAGGCCGAACCAGTCGGCGTTCATGCCGTAGGAGTGGGCTCCCTGGACGTTGCCCTCCAGCCCGCCGGAGCGGCCCTCCCAGGCCCGCCCGTAGCGGTCCACCAGGGCGTTGTAGCCGACGTCGCGCCAGTCCAGCGTGCGCGCGTGGTAGTTGTAGACGGCCCGCAACATGGCCGGTACGTCCTCCGGCGCGTAGTAGGCGTCCGTCGCCGTGTGGTGGATCGTCACGCCGAGCTTGGGTCGGTCCAGGACCGGCCCGGAGCTGGGGATGAGGTCCATGTCGCCGGCCCAGTCGGCGCGGCGGCCGATGATCACGCCCTCGCTGGCGGCGTCGGCGGTGGGCATCGACTCGACCTGGGCCACGTCCTGCGCGGTCACCTGGGTGGTCCACGTCTCGACGCTGGCGTCCTGCGTCTGCGAGGACAGCTCGACCTGGA encodes the following:
- a CDS encoding TorD/DmsD family molecular chaperone; the protein is MSRVPEPAGAVLADALDGVAAAWTVLSTAFGREPEQAFVDALRSPEQLAAWPYDDPATSGGVRLLVRSGRGRYAGPESLESLRRDHRRLFVGPRPLQAAPWESVHRSREGLVFDVQTLQVREFYRRFGLQSPLLNKEPDDHVALEASFIATLALRALDVLEVGDADGAEELVTGIRSFTDQHLQQWVPDLLHRVEEHAETDYHLGLAGLTRGALGQLHHLGVASTLS
- a CDS encoding DUF362 domain-containing protein; amino-acid sequence: MLTPRSAPQPRPSFQGCTACGTCVRSCPTAALDLRQGDAGTVTLTLDLAACIGCGRCQALCPVEAIHDVGPVTWAHLARESSTPLETICVQHCARCRTPFGGEGELCQVCRMRRSDPFGSWLPPGYVAPRVYAPPPTGSVTGLEEQICPDDLGDR
- a CDS encoding helix-turn-helix domain-containing protein, with translation MPPEEGHRVRCHLDALLAERGMTVAALAEAVGVTPVNISVLKNDRAKAIRFSTLTAICEVLDCQVGDLLSVGTTPVGPSD
- a CDS encoding AzlD domain-containing protein; its protein translation is MTVWLWILGACALAYLTKLSGYLVPQRVLEAPTIIRISGCMTVGLLASLVMMNTVADGQALALDARLLALGAGVVALMLRAPFLIVVVAGALAAALGRLAGLP
- a CDS encoding AzlC family ABC transporter permease, whose protein sequence is MPAATALLRESPAARTGLSIAVATGAYGVSFGALGTASGLGVLEVCALSLLTFSGGSQFAFIGVIAGGGAAASAAGASTLLGLRNGVYAMQINALLRPRGWRRLAAAHVTIDESTATALAQRDRAEQARGFWTAGVGIFVLWNLMTLVGALAGDAMGDPKTWGLDGAAVAAFLALLWPRLRGAEPWAIASACAVVTVLCIPLLPPGVPILVAAAVAGAIGWWQLRREASGLKPSGAEAPGTVGRSEADRSERGAR
- a CDS encoding helix-turn-helix domain-containing protein → MGRLAAAVRAERDRAGLSLSELARRAGLSKSTLSQLEAGKGNPGVETVWSLATALGVPFSALIDPPQPERALVRAGAGDPTRSDLADYSALVLSHSPPNVRRDLYRIDAEPGAVKVSAPHAAGTVEHVVLITGRARAGAQDDPTELGPGDYLRYPGDVDHVFEALEAGTSAVMVSQQR
- a CDS encoding cell wall-binding repeat-containing protein encodes the protein MRPSRGLVLSALAAASLLVPVTSGTVAVADETRSVDGAEHRSTDLEPVRSATSTEGQDVLRGTLALDPREVTVIGMRWTGEPKAGARMRLHDGQEWGDWTSLEKGVATGPDMQATGEWGTEASIVLDAEQVQVELSSQTQDASVETWTTQVTAQDVAQVESMPTADAASEGVIIGRRADWAGDMDLIPSSGPVLDRPKLGVTIHHTATDAYYAPEDVPAMLRAVYNYHARTLDWRDVGYNALVDRYGRAWEGRSGGLEGNVQGAHSYGMNADWFGLSSLGNHEISPVPAAELGALSVTSAWVLNQHDVEVTDTVTYTNDYLGWTRRLPALHGHRDVYATSCPGWQLYQLFGTLRAQVGAQQAQDRSAVQRIGGGNRYAVAAGLAQEAAVHGARTAYLTQGTEIADALGVGPVASRDDSSVLLTRTEVLPSQTLAALEELGTEEVVVVGGETAVSGQVETTLRRQGYAVRRVAGANRYDTAVQLSHEQEWSGDTVYLASGSNLADALGGGAAAAHTEAPMLLTQPTTLPSVTAERLAELAPSRVVVLGGTGAVDDAVLRQAQRLLPAASVERIGGSNRYTTSALIAEDAFEEASSAVVAAGSAPVDAVAGTQLAADRSAPLLLTRQSCRTSSVDEVYDSLGIGLSRLAGGSGVLAWDAGARTC